Proteins encoded within one genomic window of Bacillus sp. F19:
- the recG gene encoding ATP-dependent DNA helicase RecG — protein sequence MNADNNLMQPVSAVKGIGAESEEILNGMGIYTVKDLIEYLPYRYEDYRLKDLAEVQHDERVTVEGKVHSEPSLAFFGKKKSRLTVRVLVGRYLISAVFFNRPYYKKKLVLQSTITISGKWDKHRQTISVSEIVFGPQAKQHEIEPVYSVKEKITVKTMRKFINQALSQYASDITDMIPLQLMAAYRLPPKREAIFTMHHPLKHEDLKHARRYFVYEEFLLFQLKMQALRKFQREQSHGIIHQIDPLQLDGFTESLPFPLTNAQQRVVSEILTDMKSNYRMNRLLQGDVGSGKTVVAAIAMYAAHLSGYQAALMVPTEILAEQHAESLAQTFSSFPVTVSLLTSSVKGKKRRELLQRAADGEIQFIVGTHALIQQDVHFAKLGLVITDEQHRFGVEQRKVLRAKGENPDVLFMTATPIPRTLAITAFGEMDVSVIDELPAGRKQIETYWVKHEMLDRILRFIHKELQAGRQAYVICPLIEESDKLDVQNAIDVHGTLVHFYKDKWNVGLMHGRLTSAEKDEVMREFSENRVQILVSTTVVEVGVNVPNATVMMIYDAERFGLSQLHQLRGRVGRGSSQSYCILLADPKSETGKERMRVMTETADGFELSEKDLELRGPGDFFGRKQSGMPEFKVADMVHDYRALETARSDAAKLVQSEAFWQSDDYWELREYLEKTGVVDGDKLD from the coding sequence ATGAACGCGGACAATAATCTCATGCAGCCTGTCAGTGCCGTAAAGGGAATAGGGGCGGAGTCTGAAGAGATCTTAAATGGAATGGGCATTTATACAGTAAAAGACTTAATTGAATATTTGCCATATCGTTATGAAGATTATCGCCTGAAGGACTTAGCGGAAGTACAGCATGATGAACGGGTGACAGTCGAGGGGAAGGTTCATAGTGAACCTTCTCTTGCCTTTTTCGGCAAAAAGAAATCAAGGCTGACTGTTCGGGTTCTCGTTGGAAGATATTTAATCAGCGCCGTGTTTTTTAACCGCCCATATTACAAAAAGAAGCTTGTGCTGCAGTCCACCATTACCATCTCCGGAAAATGGGACAAACATCGGCAGACGATTTCCGTCAGTGAAATCGTATTTGGTCCTCAGGCAAAGCAGCATGAAATTGAACCGGTGTACTCTGTTAAAGAAAAGATAACAGTCAAAACGATGAGGAAATTCATCAATCAGGCATTGAGTCAATACGCTTCTGACATAACGGATATGATCCCTCTGCAGCTGATGGCAGCCTATCGTCTGCCGCCTAAAAGAGAGGCGATTTTTACGATGCATCATCCATTGAAGCATGAGGATTTAAAGCATGCAAGAAGATATTTTGTCTATGAGGAATTCCTCCTGTTTCAACTGAAAATGCAGGCTTTGCGAAAATTTCAGCGGGAGCAGTCGCATGGAATTATCCATCAGATCGATCCATTGCAATTAGACGGATTTACGGAATCACTCCCGTTTCCGCTAACAAATGCTCAGCAAAGGGTTGTCAGTGAAATTTTAACCGACATGAAGTCAAATTACCGCATGAATCGCCTCCTTCAGGGAGATGTAGGTTCAGGTAAAACCGTAGTTGCGGCCATTGCCATGTATGCCGCTCATTTATCCGGCTATCAAGCTGCTCTGATGGTGCCGACGGAAATTTTAGCAGAACAGCATGCAGAATCACTTGCGCAAACCTTCAGCAGCTTCCCTGTAACTGTCTCCTTGCTGACTAGCTCAGTGAAAGGGAAAAAAAGAAGAGAACTGCTGCAGAGAGCTGCAGATGGTGAAATCCAATTTATAGTCGGAACACACGCCTTGATTCAGCAGGATGTCCATTTTGCAAAGCTTGGACTTGTTATAACAGATGAACAGCATCGCTTTGGTGTTGAGCAGAGAAAAGTGCTGCGCGCTAAAGGAGAAAATCCGGATGTCCTGTTTATGACAGCTACTCCAATTCCGAGAACGCTTGCCATCACGGCATTTGGAGAAATGGATGTCTCTGTGATCGACGAACTTCCGGCTGGCCGAAAACAAATTGAAACGTATTGGGTTAAGCACGAAATGCTAGACCGCATTCTTCGTTTTATTCATAAAGAGCTTCAGGCGGGAAGACAGGCTTATGTTATCTGTCCCCTTATCGAAGAGTCGGATAAGCTTGATGTTCAGAATGCAATCGATGTTCACGGCACCCTCGTTCATTTTTATAAAGACAAATGGAATGTAGGGCTGATGCATGGCAGACTGACAAGTGCAGAAAAAGATGAAGTGATGAGAGAGTTCAGTGAAAACCGGGTTCAAATTTTGGTTTCGACAACCGTTGTTGAAGTAGGAGTCAATGTACCTAACGCGACTGTTATGATGATTTATGATGCAGAGCGCTTCGGACTTTCACAGCTCCATCAATTAAGAGGACGAGTAGGAAGAGGAAGCTCACAGTCTTACTGTATTCTGCTTGCAGATCCAAAATCAGAAACCGGCAAAGAACGCATGCGGGTTATGACAGAAACAGCGGATGGTTTTGAGCTGTCAGAGAAAGATCTGGAACTCAGAGGCCCTGGAGACTTTTTTGGCAGAAAGCAAAGCGGTATGCCTGAGTTTAAAGTGGCTGATATGGTTCATGATTACCGTGCGCTTGAAACCGCCCGGAGTGATGCGGCAAAGCTCGTTCAATCCGAAGCTTTCTGGCAGTCGGATGATTACTGGGAGCTCAGAGAGTATCTGGAAAAAACAGGTGTTGTTGATGGTGATAAATTAGATTAA
- the smc gene encoding chromosome segregation protein SMC has product MFLKRLDIVGFKSFAERVNVDFVKGVTAVVGPNGSGKSNITDAIRWVLGEQSARSLRGTKMEDIIFAGSDSRKGVNMAEVTLTLDNEDQFLPIDYHEVSVTRRVYRSGESDFYINNQSCRLKDIVDLFMDSGLGKEAFSIISQGKVEEILSSKAEERRSIFEEAAGVLKYKTRKKKAEFKLAETQENLNRVQDILHELEGQVEPLKIQASIAKDFLEKKEELEQFEVALTVYEIEELHKKWESLSETVENGRLQESSLFASVQKKEAEIEQIRDQSQALDESINDLQQVLLLASEDLEKLEGRKEVLKERKKNAHQNKSQLQKIIEEASERTSALEHEKKTQSALLEKLQKEVSDLKMQLQEKQTQLSTYDQNIEEKIESLKSEYFDLLNAQAQSRNEMTYIDDQMDQQTKKTGRLKDANQKYINERNEIEEKKRRLEAKLSLLEAQLDEQIKTFRAAQAKLEKDKAAYQKRETSLYQAYQYLQQTKSRKEMLETMQEDYAGFFQGVKEVLKQRNQLQGIHGAIAELITTDKQFETAVEIALGGAAQHVVVENEQAARTAISYLKKNAFGRATFLPLTVMKERTVSAHDLQTLRSHSAFKGIASDLVSFDQRYQRAVSNLLGTVVVTEDLKGANELAKLLNYRFRFVTVGGDVVNPGGSMTGGAVKQKNNSLLSRSRELETIEKQYKEMSDKTSQLEEDVKSLKDSISAQDQQLEVQREKGEQLRIETQSVRSELRETEMNEKNVNDHLSLYDAEKESYQDEQARMIKRKEELALQLDASMEKMEHLDELIAELSAQKTTQQSSKEEVQNAITDLKVVLASKKQSLENQLEKAERTKLELDDQHKKLTEAREDLNFLHDEMNSNFSGEEKLEETARQKREDKNKTIELISVRRNQRLKLQDQLEVSEREVKELNRQHKQLSDLLKDEEVRLNRFDVELDNRLNHLREEYLLTFEAAKEKYVLDLDVGEARKRVRLIKLAIEELGTVNLGAIDEYERVSERFHFLTDQRNDLQEAKDTLYQVIGEMDEEMKKRFHHTFTQIRSHFESVFQALFGGGRAELRLTKPDDLLNTGVDIVAQPPGKKLQNLGLLSGGERALTAIALLFSILKVRPVPFCVLDEVEAALDEANVHRFSQYLKKFSKDTQFIVITHRKGTMEDADVLYGVTMQESGVSKMVSVRLEETKEFVQSG; this is encoded by the coding sequence ATGTTCCTCAAACGTTTGGATATAGTAGGATTTAAATCATTCGCAGAGCGGGTGAATGTAGATTTTGTAAAAGGCGTGACCGCAGTAGTCGGACCCAACGGCAGCGGAAAAAGCAATATAACAGACGCCATCAGATGGGTGCTCGGCGAGCAGTCGGCACGATCTCTCCGGGGAACGAAAATGGAGGATATTATCTTTGCCGGCAGTGACTCGAGAAAAGGCGTAAATATGGCGGAGGTTACTCTGACCCTCGATAACGAAGATCAGTTTCTGCCAATCGATTATCATGAAGTATCGGTTACGAGAAGAGTGTACAGATCCGGTGAAAGCGACTTTTATATAAACAATCAGTCCTGCCGGCTGAAAGATATTGTGGATCTTTTTATGGATTCCGGACTTGGCAAAGAAGCTTTTTCAATCATCAGCCAAGGAAAAGTGGAAGAAATCCTCAGCAGCAAAGCGGAGGAAAGACGCAGCATCTTTGAAGAAGCGGCAGGTGTTTTAAAATATAAAACACGAAAGAAAAAAGCAGAGTTCAAGCTTGCGGAAACGCAGGAAAATCTCAATCGTGTTCAAGATATTCTTCATGAGCTTGAAGGCCAGGTTGAGCCTCTTAAAATTCAGGCATCGATTGCAAAGGATTTTCTTGAGAAAAAAGAAGAGCTGGAGCAATTTGAAGTAGCACTCACTGTCTATGAAATTGAAGAGCTGCATAAAAAATGGGAGTCTTTATCAGAGACTGTTGAGAATGGAAGACTGCAAGAAAGCAGCCTGTTCGCTTCTGTTCAAAAGAAAGAGGCTGAAATTGAACAAATCAGAGATCAGTCCCAGGCTTTAGACGAATCAATTAACGATCTTCAGCAAGTGCTGCTCCTGGCAAGTGAGGACCTTGAAAAGCTTGAGGGCCGCAAAGAGGTACTTAAAGAGCGTAAAAAAAATGCCCATCAGAATAAATCGCAGCTTCAAAAAATAATCGAAGAAGCATCTGAACGCACGTCAGCTCTTGAACATGAAAAGAAAACTCAGTCAGCATTATTGGAAAAGCTTCAAAAAGAAGTCAGCGATCTTAAAATGCAGCTGCAGGAAAAACAAACACAGCTGTCCACGTACGATCAAAACATTGAAGAGAAAATCGAATCTCTCAAAAGTGAATATTTTGATTTGCTGAATGCGCAGGCCCAGTCAAGAAATGAAATGACGTACATAGATGATCAAATGGATCAGCAAACAAAGAAAACCGGCCGGTTAAAAGATGCGAATCAAAAATACATTAACGAGCGGAATGAGATTGAAGAGAAAAAGAGAAGACTTGAAGCAAAGCTCTCTTTACTTGAGGCTCAGCTGGATGAACAAATTAAAACCTTCCGTGCAGCACAGGCAAAATTAGAGAAGGATAAAGCAGCCTATCAAAAAAGAGAAACGTCTCTCTACCAAGCTTATCAATATTTGCAGCAGACGAAATCGCGCAAAGAAATGCTTGAGACCATGCAGGAGGATTACGCAGGCTTTTTCCAGGGTGTAAAGGAAGTGCTGAAGCAGCGTAATCAGCTCCAAGGCATTCATGGCGCTATTGCAGAGCTTATAACAACGGACAAGCAATTTGAAACTGCTGTAGAAATTGCCCTTGGAGGTGCTGCGCAGCATGTGGTTGTTGAAAACGAACAAGCTGCAAGAACAGCCATTTCATATCTGAAGAAAAATGCGTTTGGCCGAGCTACTTTTCTGCCATTAACCGTAATGAAGGAACGCACCGTATCAGCGCATGATCTTCAAACGCTTAGAAGCCACAGTGCTTTTAAAGGAATTGCCTCAGACCTGGTTTCTTTTGACCAGCGCTATCAGAGGGCTGTATCTAATTTGCTCGGCACAGTCGTTGTCACAGAAGATTTGAAGGGTGCAAATGAACTTGCTAAACTGCTAAACTACCGTTTTCGCTTCGTTACAGTGGGCGGAGATGTTGTAAATCCTGGGGGATCGATGACAGGCGGAGCGGTCAAGCAAAAAAACAATTCACTCTTAAGCCGCAGCCGCGAATTAGAAACGATTGAAAAGCAATATAAAGAAATGAGCGATAAAACAAGTCAGCTGGAAGAAGATGTGAAGTCACTGAAGGACTCGATTTCAGCTCAGGATCAGCAATTAGAGGTTCAAAGAGAAAAAGGAGAACAGCTGAGAATTGAAACACAGTCAGTAAGGTCCGAACTGAGAGAGACGGAAATGAACGAGAAGAATGTTAACGATCATCTTTCTCTTTATGATGCTGAAAAAGAATCATATCAGGATGAACAGGCCAGAATGATAAAGCGGAAAGAAGAGCTTGCTTTACAGCTGGATGCTTCTATGGAAAAAATGGAGCATCTGGATGAGCTTATTGCAGAATTATCGGCTCAAAAAACAACCCAGCAATCTTCAAAAGAAGAAGTTCAAAACGCAATAACAGATCTAAAAGTTGTTTTAGCAAGCAAAAAGCAATCACTAGAAAACCAGCTTGAAAAAGCAGAGCGGACGAAGCTTGAGCTTGATGATCAGCATAAGAAGCTGACTGAAGCACGGGAAGATTTGAATTTCCTGCACGATGAAATGAATTCCAATTTCTCGGGCGAGGAAAAATTGGAGGAAACGGCCCGTCAAAAACGCGAAGACAAAAACAAGACCATTGAACTGATTTCCGTCAGACGAAATCAGCGCCTGAAACTCCAGGATCAGCTTGAAGTTTCTGAACGGGAAGTAAAAGAATTAAATAGGCAGCACAAGCAGCTTTCAGATCTTTTAAAAGATGAAGAGGTCAGATTAAACCGATTTGATGTAGAGCTTGATAATCGATTAAATCATTTGCGCGAGGAATACTTGCTTACATTTGAAGCGGCGAAGGAAAAATATGTATTGGATCTTGATGTGGGTGAGGCACGCAAGCGCGTAAGGCTTATTAAGCTTGCGATTGAAGAGCTTGGAACTGTCAACCTTGGAGCGATCGATGAATATGAGAGGGTTTCAGAACGGTTCCATTTCCTGACTGATCAGCGCAATGACCTTCAAGAAGCCAAAGACACTCTCTATCAGGTCATCGGTGAAATGGATGAAGAAATGAAAAAGAGATTTCATCATACCTTCACCCAAATCAGATCTCATTTCGAGTCTGTCTTTCAAGCGCTATTTGGCGGCGGCCGTGCAGAGCTCAGGCTTACAAAGCCGGATGATTTGCTGAACACAGGGGTAGATATTGTCGCTCAGCCTCCAGGAAAAAAACTTCAAAACCTGGGTCTTTTATCTGGCGGAGAGCGTGCATTAACAGCAATCGCATTGCTTTTCTCAATTTTAAAAGTCCGTCCTGTGCCATTTTGCGTACTTGATGAGGTTGAAGCAGCGCTTGATGAGGCGAATGTCCACAGATTTTCTCAATACTTGAAGAAATTCAGCAAAGACACACAATTTATCGTCATTACCCACCGCAAAGGCACGATGGAAGATGCCGATGTTCTGTATGGTGTCACCATGCAGGAGTCAGGCGTGTCTAAAATGGTATCGGTCCGCTTGGAAGAAACAAAAGAATTTGTGCAATCAGGATGA
- the fapR gene encoding transcription factor FapR: protein MRKSKKERQSMLQQTINETPFITDEELADKFSVSIQTIRLDRLELSIPELRERIKHVAVKQLDDEVKSLPLEEVIGEIIDLDLDSSAISMFEVKKEHVFVRNQIARGHHLFAQANSLAVAVIDDELALTAKANIRFTRPVKEKERVIAKAKVIKVDEDKGRTTVDVNSYVGTELVFSGTFDMYRSKTMKKAGFSNEDRN, encoded by the coding sequence ATGAGAAAATCAAAAAAAGAGCGGCAGTCGATGCTGCAGCAGACTATAAATGAAACACCTTTTATTACCGATGAAGAGCTCGCGGATAAATTCAGTGTCAGCATACAGACAATCAGGCTAGACCGGCTTGAGCTTTCCATTCCTGAGCTTCGCGAACGAATTAAGCATGTTGCTGTCAAGCAGCTTGACGATGAAGTGAAATCACTTCCTTTAGAAGAAGTAATCGGCGAAATTATCGATCTTGATCTTGATTCCTCTGCCATTTCTATGTTTGAAGTGAAAAAGGAGCATGTGTTTGTCCGGAATCAAATCGCACGCGGCCATCATTTATTTGCTCAGGCGAATTCACTGGCAGTTGCGGTAATAGATGATGAACTGGCTTTAACGGCTAAGGCGAATATTCGTTTTACAAGACCGGTTAAAGAGAAAGAAAGAGTGATCGCAAAAGCTAAAGTGATAAAAGTAGATGAAGATAAAGGAAGAACGACTGTTGATGTGAACAGTTATGTAGGAACTGAGCTGGTTTTCTCAGGCACATTTGACATGTATCGATCAAAAACGATGAAAAAGGCAGGTTTCAGCAATGAAGATCGCAATTGA
- the fabG gene encoding 3-oxoacyl-[acyl-carrier-protein] reductase, whose translation MVEGKVALVTGASRGIGRAIALELAQNGANVAVNYAGSEAKANEVVDEIKALGREAFAVQADVSDSDAVAAMVKATVEQFGRLDILVNNAGITKDNLLMRMKDSEWDDVININLKGVFLTTKAVTRQMMKQRQGRIINIASIVGVSGNPGQANYVAAKAGVIGLTKTAAKELSSRNITVNAIAPGFITTDMTDKLTEEVKNEMLKQIPLARFGEPSDISNAVTFLASDKSSYITGQTIHIDGGMVM comes from the coding sequence ATGGTTGAAGGTAAAGTGGCATTAGTTACTGGAGCATCAAGAGGAATCGGCCGCGCGATTGCACTTGAACTGGCTCAGAATGGTGCAAATGTAGCTGTAAATTACGCTGGGAGCGAAGCGAAAGCGAATGAAGTTGTTGATGAAATAAAGGCACTCGGCAGAGAAGCATTTGCCGTTCAGGCAGATGTCAGCGACAGTGATGCTGTAGCTGCTATGGTAAAAGCTACAGTGGAGCAATTCGGCAGACTGGACATACTAGTTAACAATGCCGGCATTACAAAGGATAATCTGCTGATGAGAATGAAAGACTCTGAATGGGATGATGTCATTAACATCAATTTAAAAGGTGTTTTTCTCACAACAAAAGCAGTTACCCGCCAAATGATGAAGCAGCGTCAAGGACGAATCATCAATATTGCATCCATTGTAGGAGTTAGCGGAAATCCTGGTCAGGCGAATTATGTAGCGGCAAAAGCTGGTGTTATCGGCTTAACGAAAACAGCAGCTAAGGAGCTTTCATCGAGAAATATTACCGTCAATGCCATCGCACCCGGGTTTATTACAACCGATATGACGGATAAATTGACAGAAGAAGTGAAAAATGAAATGCTGAAGCAAATTCCGCTTGCCCGGTTTGGCGAGCCATCCGACATTTCAAATGCAGTAACGTTTTTAGCTTCTGATAAAAGCAGCTATATCACAGGGCAAACGATCCATATTGACGGCGGAATGGTCATGTAA
- the rnc gene encoding ribonuclease III yields the protein MPKMNYRERRSFVKKAEFKQFQEQIGHTFQNERLLYQAFTHSSYVNEHRKKPYEDNERLEFLGDAVLELTISQFLFKKYPTMSEGDLTKVRAAIVCEPSLVAFANELSFGKLVLLGKGEEMTGGRARPALLADVFEAFIGALYLDSGLDPVVAFLDKCVFPKINDGAFSHVMDFKSQLQEFVQRDSKGSLEYKILQEKGPAHNREFVATVSLNGEILGTGNGKSKKAAEQHAAQEALTKLKPH from the coding sequence ATGCCGAAGATGAATTACAGAGAGAGAAGATCGTTTGTCAAAAAAGCAGAATTCAAACAATTTCAAGAACAAATTGGCCATACATTCCAAAATGAAAGACTTTTGTATCAAGCCTTCACACATTCATCCTATGTGAATGAGCATCGCAAAAAGCCTTACGAGGACAATGAACGACTGGAATTTTTAGGAGATGCGGTTTTAGAATTAACGATTTCTCAGTTTTTATTTAAGAAATATCCAACAATGAGCGAAGGTGATTTAACAAAGGTCCGTGCAGCTATTGTATGTGAGCCGTCGCTTGTAGCATTCGCAAATGAATTATCATTTGGAAAGCTTGTACTGCTTGGTAAAGGTGAAGAAATGACTGGCGGAAGAGCTAGACCTGCTCTGCTGGCAGATGTTTTTGAAGCATTTATCGGAGCTTTATATTTGGATTCAGGGCTTGACCCTGTCGTTGCCTTTTTAGATAAATGTGTATTTCCTAAAATTAATGATGGTGCTTTTTCTCATGTGATGGATTTCAAAAGTCAGCTGCAGGAGTTTGTTCAAAGAGACAGCAAAGGTTCTTTGGAATATAAAATTCTTCAGGAGAAAGGCCCTGCCCACAATCGTGAGTTTGTAGCCACTGTCTCTTTAAATGGAGAAATTCTCGGAACCGGAAACGGCAAATCAAAAAAAGCGGCTGAACAGCATGCCGCCCAGGAAGCATTAACAAAATTGAAACCTCATTAA
- the plsX gene encoding phosphate acyltransferase PlsX, with protein sequence MKIAIDAMGGDNAPKAIVEGAMKAVTLFNDIEIILYGKEALIKEHLSNPERITIVHTDTVIEGTDEPVRAVRRKKDASMVLMANAVKEGQADACISAGNTGALMTAGLFIVGRIDGIERPALSPTLPTIEGQGFLMLDVGANVDAKPEHLQQYAIMGSIYVKKVRGLSNPRIGLLNVGTEDKKGNELTKAAFQLLKESDLNFIGNVEARDLLDGVADVVVTDGFTGNVALKTIEGTALSVFKMLKSALTSNMKSKLAAAVLKPQLKEIKVKMDYSEYGGAGLFGLKAPVIKAHGSSDPNAVYNAIRQAREMVNNDVCKTIQKTIEKTNSVQA encoded by the coding sequence ATGAAGATCGCAATTGATGCAATGGGAGGAGACAATGCTCCTAAAGCAATCGTAGAAGGTGCAATGAAAGCTGTCACTCTATTTAACGATATTGAGATTATCTTATACGGTAAAGAAGCTCTTATAAAAGAACATCTTTCAAATCCGGAAAGAATTACAATTGTACATACTGATACCGTTATTGAAGGAACAGATGAACCTGTCAGAGCGGTGAGAAGAAAAAAAGATGCATCAATGGTGCTGATGGCGAACGCTGTAAAAGAAGGACAGGCTGATGCCTGTATATCTGCCGGGAACACCGGTGCATTAATGACAGCAGGTTTGTTTATAGTTGGAAGAATTGATGGAATTGAAAGGCCAGCATTGTCGCCCACACTTCCAACCATTGAAGGACAAGGGTTCTTAATGCTTGATGTTGGGGCAAATGTTGACGCAAAGCCTGAGCATTTGCAGCAATACGCAATCATGGGCTCTATTTATGTCAAAAAGGTCCGCGGCCTTTCAAACCCAAGAATCGGTTTGCTGAATGTCGGCACAGAGGACAAAAAAGGAAATGAGCTGACAAAAGCAGCATTTCAATTACTGAAAGAATCCGATTTAAACTTTATTGGAAACGTTGAAGCAAGAGATCTTCTTGACGGAGTAGCTGATGTCGTTGTTACGGACGGATTTACCGGCAATGTTGCTCTAAAAACAATAGAGGGAACAGCGCTGTCCGTATTTAAAATGCTGAAGTCAGCACTGACCAGCAATATGAAATCTAAACTTGCAGCAGCAGTATTAAAGCCGCAATTAAAAGAGATTAAAGTGAAAATGGATTACTCTGAGTACGGCGGTGCCGGATTGTTCGGCCTGAAAGCGCCGGTTATTAAAGCGCACGGTTCTTCAGATCCGAACGCTGTCTACAATGCAATCCGCCAGGCGCGTGAGATGGTAAATAACGACGTCTGCAAAACCATTCAGAAAACAATTGAAAAAACGAACTCTGTTCAAGCCTGA
- the fabD gene encoding ACP S-malonyltransferase, which produces MSKLAFIFPGQGSQTVGMGKDLYDEVEAARSVFAAADDKLGFQLSELIFEGPQEKLTLTYNAQPALLTASIALLEKLKESGIQPDFVAGHSLGEYTALVAGGVLSFEDAVYAVRKRGEYMNEAVPAGVGAMAAILGMNSDELREVTDQITNDGFSVQLANLNCPGQIVISGTAEGVEKASALAKENGAKRAIPLDVSGPFHSELMKPAAEKFKSILDEVSLSDASIPVVANVTAAPVTSSADIKTLLVEQLFSPVRWEQSIGEMIEQGVTTFVEIGPGKVLSGLVKKIDRKVNTIAVSDLASIEAAIEKLREVK; this is translated from the coding sequence ATGAGTAAACTAGCCTTTATTTTTCCTGGTCAAGGGTCGCAGACCGTCGGCATGGGGAAAGATCTGTATGATGAAGTTGAAGCAGCGCGCAGTGTATTTGCAGCTGCAGATGACAAGCTTGGTTTTCAGCTTTCTGAGTTAATCTTTGAAGGTCCGCAAGAAAAGCTGACATTAACATACAACGCACAGCCGGCTCTGCTGACAGCAAGCATCGCTTTATTGGAAAAATTGAAAGAAAGCGGGATTCAGCCGGATTTTGTTGCTGGACACAGTCTTGGAGAATACACAGCACTTGTTGCAGGAGGAGTTCTTTCCTTTGAAGATGCTGTATATGCTGTCAGAAAACGCGGAGAATATATGAACGAAGCAGTTCCTGCAGGTGTCGGAGCTATGGCAGCCATTCTGGGAATGAATTCAGATGAGCTTCGCGAAGTAACAGATCAAATCACAAACGATGGTTTCTCTGTACAGCTTGCGAACTTAAATTGCCCTGGTCAGATTGTCATTTCAGGAACAGCTGAAGGCGTGGAAAAGGCATCTGCATTAGCAAAAGAAAATGGCGCGAAAAGAGCGATCCCGCTTGATGTGAGCGGTCCGTTTCATTCAGAGCTGATGAAGCCTGCTGCAGAAAAGTTTAAAAGCATACTTGATGAGGTTAGCCTTAGCGATGCTTCTATACCTGTGGTGGCAAATGTAACGGCAGCGCCTGTAACAAGCAGCGCAGACATAAAAACCCTGCTTGTCGAACAATTGTTTTCACCAGTAAGGTGGGAACAATCGATCGGCGAAATGATTGAACAGGGTGTTACGACATTTGTTGAAATCGGTCCTGGAAAAGTTCTTTCAGGATTAGTGAAAAAAATCGATCGCAAGGTGAACACGATTGCTGTATCTGACTTAGCGTCAATCGAAGCTGCAATCGAAAAGCTCAGGGAGGTCAAATAA
- the acpP gene encoding acyl carrier protein, whose translation MADVMARVTKIIVDRLGVDEAEVKMEASFKDDLGADSLDVVELVMELEDEFDMEISDEDAETIATVGDAVNYIQSQQ comes from the coding sequence ATGGCAGATGTAATGGCTCGCGTAACGAAAATTATCGTTGACCGTCTTGGTGTTGATGAGGCTGAAGTAAAAATGGAAGCTTCTTTTAAAGACGATTTAGGTGCGGATTCCCTTGATGTAGTAGAACTTGTTATGGAACTTGAAGATGAGTTCGATATGGAGATTTCTGATGAAGATGCAGAAACAATTGCAACAGTGGGAGACGCTGTGAACTACATACAAAGTCAACAGTAA